A window of Spirochaeta isovalerica contains these coding sequences:
- a CDS encoding serine/threonine protein kinase gives MNSGFSGLTPHLLIDGVENFTGDRYTGHTNPLTSYINRVYEVEREDGVKMIVKYYRPGRWTLDAIYDEHDFIFDCLEDEIPVVAPVELNNDSTVALWDEYAFALFPKKSGPMLEINSDDEWIRAGELIGRIHRAGARFNSEYRMKLDPENSTEKFVENLLFGGLINEANRKPFEAVCRKIIKTIKPLFADFETIRVHGDCHRGNIIHRPGEGLMIIDFDDMGTAVPVQDLWMLLPGRLEQSRREMNLLLEGYETFRDFDYRSLKLIEPLRAMRIIYYIEWCSLQVGEHHFVRNNPDWGTDIYWRNEINDLEVQCHEILDALKSYRGLN, from the coding sequence ATGAATAGCGGATTTTCCGGACTGACTCCCCATCTGCTTATCGACGGAGTGGAAAATTTTACAGGAGACCGATACACCGGGCATACCAATCCTCTGACCAGTTACATAAACCGCGTTTATGAAGTGGAGAGGGAAGACGGAGTAAAAATGATCGTGAAATACTACCGTCCCGGCCGATGGACTCTCGATGCCATATACGACGAGCACGACTTTATCTTCGATTGCCTGGAAGATGAAATACCTGTAGTGGCACCTGTTGAGCTCAATAACGATTCCACTGTGGCGCTCTGGGATGAATATGCCTTTGCTCTATTCCCCAAAAAGTCCGGTCCCATGCTGGAGATAAACAGCGATGATGAGTGGATTCGCGCGGGTGAGCTGATCGGGCGGATACACAGGGCTGGCGCCCGTTTCAACAGCGAATACCGGATGAAACTCGACCCGGAAAACTCTACAGAGAAATTTGTGGAGAATCTCCTTTTCGGAGGATTGATAAACGAAGCGAACAGGAAACCCTTTGAAGCGGTCTGCCGCAAAATCATAAAAACCATTAAGCCTCTGTTTGCCGATTTTGAAACGATTCGGGTTCATGGAGACTGTCACAGGGGAAATATCATCCATCGTCCCGGAGAGGGTTTGATGATCATTGATTTCGATGATATGGGAACAGCGGTTCCTGTTCAGGATCTGTGGATGCTTCTTCCCGGAAGGCTCGAACAGTCCCGCAGGGAAATGAATCTACTGCTTGAGGGATATGAGACCTTTCGCGATTTCGATTACCGCTCGCTAAAGCTCATTGAGCCTTTGAGAGCCATGAGAATTATTTATTACATAGAGTGGTGCAGTCTTCAGGTGGGGGAACATCATTTCGTAAGAAACAACCCCGACTGGGGCACCGATATCTACTGGCGGAATGAAATTAACGATCTAGAAGTTCAGTGCCATGAGATTTTAGACGCCCTGAAGTCTTATCGGGGCTTGAATTAA
- the malQ gene encoding 4-alpha-glucanotransferase yields the protein MNKISNNHILERKSGILLHPTSFPGKHGIGELGREAFQFIDFLEESGQTLWQVLPLGPTGYGDSPYASFSTHAGNPMLISLQILIGEGLLSEDELKDEPEFDAGSIDFGTIIPWKKSILDKAAKKFSKSGKTGDFDRFCREEAHWLEDFALFMAVKEHFDSKAQAEGIHGAMWSNYWDRDIALREPRAVKKWSADLKAEVETHKVLQFFFFRQWLKVKKYANSRGIEIIGDIPIFVAADSADVWSNRELFLLNKDGSPSSVAGVPPDYFSETGQLWGNPLYDWKAMEKNKFRWWIERIKGTLKLVDTIRVDHFRGFEAFWQVPAGNETAVDGKWVKAPGQKLFREIRKVLGTLPILAEDLGVITEEVNALRDEFGFPGMRILQFAFDYAEGEAGLDPENIFLPHNYIANAVVYTGTHDNSTMQGWLDNSKDEERAFIREYTGYEGDNLVQEFIRMAMASVAAYCIIPMQDFLGLDDGARMNIPSTLGGNWQWRYKKEDLSEELKEKNLRLSRIYGRFPMK from the coding sequence ATGAATAAGATAAGCAATAATCACATACTGGAAAGAAAAAGCGGGATTCTCCTGCACCCGACATCTTTTCCGGGAAAACATGGAATTGGAGAACTGGGGCGGGAAGCTTTTCAATTTATAGATTTTCTGGAAGAATCCGGCCAGACTCTCTGGCAGGTGCTCCCTCTCGGACCAACGGGTTATGGCGATTCGCCATACGCTTCATTTTCCACCCATGCGGGAAACCCTATGCTGATAAGCCTTCAAATTCTTATCGGGGAGGGCCTTCTCTCTGAGGATGAATTAAAGGATGAGCCGGAATTTGATGCCGGTTCTATTGATTTCGGAACCATTATCCCCTGGAAAAAATCGATTCTCGATAAAGCGGCGAAGAAATTTTCTAAAAGCGGGAAAACCGGAGATTTCGATCGTTTCTGCCGGGAAGAAGCGCACTGGCTCGAAGATTTCGCTTTATTCATGGCGGTTAAGGAGCATTTCGACAGCAAAGCTCAGGCAGAAGGCATTCATGGCGCCATGTGGAGTAATTACTGGGACCGTGATATTGCCCTCAGAGAACCCCGTGCTGTGAAAAAGTGGAGCGCCGATTTGAAAGCCGAAGTGGAAACCCACAAAGTCCTCCAGTTTTTCTTTTTCCGGCAATGGCTCAAGGTCAAAAAATACGCCAACAGCAGAGGAATCGAAATTATCGGGGACATCCCTATATTCGTTGCCGCGGACAGTGCCGACGTCTGGTCGAACCGGGAACTCTTTCTGCTGAATAAAGACGGCTCTCCTTCATCTGTTGCCGGTGTACCGCCGGATTATTTCAGTGAAACCGGACAGTTGTGGGGCAATCCGCTTTACGACTGGAAAGCTATGGAAAAAAATAAATTCCGATGGTGGATAGAAAGGATCAAAGGCACGCTCAAGCTTGTCGATACCATACGTGTTGATCATTTCAGAGGGTTTGAAGCTTTCTGGCAGGTTCCGGCGGGCAACGAGACGGCAGTTGACGGAAAATGGGTGAAAGCTCCGGGACAGAAGCTTTTCAGAGAGATCAGGAAAGTTCTGGGAACCCTTCCCATTCTGGCGGAAGATCTCGGCGTCATTACCGAAGAGGTCAATGCTCTCCGGGATGAATTCGGATTTCCGGGAATGCGCATCCTTCAGTTCGCATTCGATTATGCCGAGGGAGAAGCCGGACTCGATCCAGAGAACATCTTTCTTCCCCACAATTACATTGCCAATGCTGTTGTCTACACGGGAACCCACGATAACTCAACCATGCAGGGTTGGCTTGATAACAGCAAAGATGAAGAGAGAGCTTTTATCAGGGAATATACGGGATACGAAGGGGATAACCTTGTTCAGGAATTCATCCGTATGGCCATGGCGTCAGTCGCGGCATACTGCATAATTCCCATGCAGGATTTTCTCGGCCTCGACGACGGGGCCAGGATGAATATTCCCTCTACTCTCGGAGGCAACTGGCAGTGGCGTTATAAAAAAGAAGACCTCAGTGAGGAGCTGAAAGAGAAAAATCTCCGGCTCTCCCGCATTTACGGTCGTTTTCCCATGAAATGA
- the dctP gene encoding TRAP transporter substrate-binding protein DctP, producing MKKHKRIISILIMIFMAVSPVASLTVKLGSVVPAGSDWDLALKQMALEWKQITGGQVNIRIFPGGIAGSEENMIQKMRINQLDMAVLTAIGMNKIVPESFVLSLPFLLADDEEVNFILENVAPEFDDDFNSKGFEVLMWSSTGWVKFFSRDKATTPDQLRRQKIAVDGDETEMMDAWKSLNFHVIPMSLNDTLTGLQSGMIDAFYAPPMGAAAYQWFALTPHMNNLPISPLLGGVVISSRTWNRIPEKYHTDLKAAVQRANSKFSISSQEMNQQALDIMLEYGLQVDDVTESERQEWMELFDEDYSTIVGRGKLIPSETLEMVKQKLNDFRESR from the coding sequence ATGAAAAAACATAAGCGAATCATTTCGATTCTTATAATGATATTTATGGCTGTCAGCCCTGTTGCCTCGCTGACGGTCAAGCTGGGCAGCGTCGTTCCCGCCGGGTCCGACTGGGATCTGGCCTTGAAGCAGATGGCTCTGGAGTGGAAGCAGATTACAGGCGGTCAGGTCAACATCAGAATCTTTCCCGGTGGAATCGCCGGCAGCGAAGAAAACATGATACAGAAGATGCGTATCAATCAGCTCGATATGGCAGTTCTGACGGCGATCGGAATGAATAAAATCGTACCGGAATCTTTTGTATTAAGCCTGCCTTTCCTCCTGGCTGATGATGAGGAAGTCAATTTCATTCTGGAAAATGTGGCTCCCGAATTCGATGATGATTTCAACAGCAAGGGCTTTGAAGTCCTCATGTGGTCCTCAACGGGATGGGTCAAGTTTTTCAGCCGCGATAAGGCAACCACGCCCGATCAGCTCAGACGACAGAAAATTGCTGTTGACGGAGACGAAACCGAAATGATGGATGCCTGGAAAAGTCTCAATTTCCATGTCATTCCCATGAGTCTCAATGACACGCTTACCGGACTTCAGAGCGGAATGATCGATGCGTTTTACGCGCCGCCGATGGGTGCTGCTGCGTACCAGTGGTTCGCTCTGACTCCCCATATGAATAACCTTCCCATTTCTCCTCTTCTGGGGGGTGTGGTTATTTCAAGCCGGACATGGAACCGGATACCGGAAAAATACCACACCGATCTGAAAGCTGCCGTTCAGCGGGCCAACAGCAAATTCAGTATATCCTCCCAGGAGATGAATCAGCAGGCTCTGGACATCATGCTGGAATACGGTCTTCAGGTAGACGATGTCACGGAAAGTGAAAGACAGGAATGGATGGAGCTGTTCGATGAAGACTACAGCACCATTGTCGGTAGAGGGAAACTGATTCCTTCCGAAACCCTGGAAATGGTTAAACAGAAGCTTAATGATTTCAGGGAGTCTCGGTGA
- a CDS encoding TRAP transporter large permease subunit codes for MKNKFVNFYHLGENTIASIALFALVLIPSMEVFIRLFFKTGFPDSGALIPHAVLWVTFLAGMLTSRSREHLSLTIIHGNLKEPWKSVIDAANSFLGTMIATAFAISSLSMVLFAFDPVQMVGPFPIRLATIIVPIGYAVMAVRFIFWKDESLKVRLIASLGLIPGVLLALPPIVNVLSYINPDIPFFWYDLSDSFYAVMPYLDFPLVLILIAGGLIGTPIFILLGGIAYILFAGNWGSLEVLPLEAYDLLTGKSIPAIPLFTFAGFILSESNSGKRLVGLFKAWFGWLPGGMAVVAVLVCAFFTTFTGASGVTILALGGLLAYVLTDSGGYSKKFTTGLLTSSGSIGLLFPPSLPIILYGVMAQISIKDMFVGGLIPGAIMVLALSLMGVRQAMTNGVKSIPFNLKDALSSLKEASGEILLPVIILLGYFGGITTIEETGAIAVLYSVVLVVFIKRDMKFKEMGAVILKVMPIIGGVLVILAMAKGLSYFIVDAEIPMRLSALMEAHISSKYVFLILLNILLLLTGCLMDIFSAIIVVGPLILPLGELYGIHPVHLGIIFLANLELGYLTPPVGLNLFLASYRFEMPLTKVYKTIIPFFLLLVLMVLLITYVPWFSTGLLSIIN; via the coding sequence GTGAAGAATAAATTTGTAAATTTCTATCATCTCGGAGAAAACACAATAGCTTCCATAGCTCTTTTTGCTCTGGTCCTCATACCATCTATGGAAGTTTTCATCCGGCTTTTCTTTAAAACGGGTTTTCCCGATTCGGGAGCTCTTATACCCCATGCCGTGCTGTGGGTGACATTTCTCGCGGGGATGCTGACATCCCGGTCGAGAGAGCACCTCTCTCTGACCATTATTCACGGTAATTTAAAAGAGCCATGGAAATCTGTAATCGACGCGGCCAATTCCTTTCTGGGAACCATGATCGCCACGGCATTTGCCATCAGTTCTCTTTCCATGGTCCTCTTCGCCTTTGATCCCGTGCAAATGGTCGGGCCTTTTCCCATAAGGCTGGCTACGATAATTGTGCCCATAGGTTATGCCGTAATGGCTGTTCGATTTATTTTCTGGAAGGACGAAAGCCTGAAAGTCCGGCTGATCGCATCGCTGGGGCTGATTCCCGGCGTGCTTCTGGCGCTTCCTCCCATCGTGAATGTGCTAAGCTATATTAATCCCGACATTCCCTTTTTCTGGTATGATTTATCCGATTCATTTTATGCCGTCATGCCATATCTTGATTTTCCCCTTGTCCTGATTCTTATCGCCGGAGGGCTGATCGGAACGCCGATTTTCATCCTTCTGGGCGGTATCGCCTATATCCTCTTTGCGGGGAACTGGGGGTCTCTCGAGGTACTGCCTCTGGAGGCCTACGACCTTCTGACAGGCAAATCCATACCGGCCATTCCTCTCTTTACTTTCGCCGGTTTCATTCTCTCGGAAAGCAATTCCGGGAAGAGGCTCGTCGGCCTTTTCAAAGCCTGGTTCGGCTGGCTTCCCGGTGGGATGGCTGTTGTCGCCGTACTGGTCTGTGCTTTTTTCACAACTTTTACCGGCGCCTCGGGTGTGACCATTCTGGCTCTTGGGGGATTGCTCGCCTACGTCCTGACGGACAGCGGCGGCTACAGCAAAAAGTTCACAACCGGACTTCTCACTTCTTCGGGAAGCATCGGCCTGCTTTTTCCTCCCAGTCTGCCCATTATCCTCTACGGCGTCATGGCGCAAATCAGTATCAAAGACATGTTTGTCGGCGGTTTGATACCCGGTGCGATCATGGTTCTGGCTTTGTCCCTCATGGGCGTGAGGCAGGCGATGACCAATGGGGTAAAATCCATACCTTTCAATTTGAAAGATGCTTTGTCCTCTCTTAAGGAAGCGTCGGGGGAGATTCTCCTTCCGGTCATTATCCTTCTGGGATATTTCGGCGGAATTACCACTATCGAGGAAACGGGAGCCATAGCGGTTCTCTATTCAGTTGTTCTGGTAGTTTTTATCAAAAGAGATATGAAATTCAAGGAGATGGGAGCAGTCATACTCAAAGTGATGCCTATCATCGGCGGTGTTCTGGTTATTCTGGCTATGGCAAAAGGTCTTTCCTACTTTATTGTCGATGCGGAAATCCCCATGAGACTCTCTGCCCTGATGGAAGCTCATATCAGCTCAAAATATGTCTTTCTTATTCTGCTGAACATACTTCTTCTGTTAACCGGTTGTCTGATGGATATCTTTTCCGCCATTATCGTCGTCGGGCCACTGATACTGCCCCTGGGAGAGCTTTACGGAATACATCCCGTTCATCTGGGAATTATATTCCTGGCTAATCTGGAGCTCGGATACCTGACGCCGCCGGTGGGATTGAACCTGTTCCTCGCTTCGTACCGGTTCGAGATGCCTTTAACGAAAGTATACAAAACCATTATCCCATTCTTTCTGCTTCTGGTTCTTATGGTTCTGTTAATCACATATGTACCCTGGTTCTCAACAGGATTGCTGTCCATAATTAATTAG
- a CDS encoding TRAP transporter TatT component family protein, whose protein sequence is MEKNRIFLFLIILVFTLSGCASIKKAGINMISDVMAGEGSSELFTGDDDPELIKDALPFILKMYEMLAGENPEDPALLLATGSSFIMYSNVFIQTEAEMLSDDDYEEQYRMLHRAKNMYRRGADYLFRSLELSHPGFSELLRQGLVDEALADMTVEDVPAMYWAASGLMGEFSTDPLDFELGPQVYKPVALIYKALELDETFNNGAIHDLLIMINSSLPGAMMFKAGGENPSSTALFVEEYYKAANAVSQADRARYHFERSVEINGNSSVMPYVSLASTLSVNEQNYPEFEELLTTALEIDPEAFPEMRLASIIFQEKARWLLDHRSDYFLLNFDEGDF, encoded by the coding sequence ATGGAAAAAAATCGCATATTTTTATTTTTAATCATTCTCGTTTTTACGCTTTCCGGCTGTGCTTCCATTAAGAAAGCGGGAATCAATATGATAAGTGATGTTATGGCGGGAGAGGGAAGCAGCGAGCTTTTTACAGGAGATGATGATCCTGAGCTCATAAAGGACGCTCTGCCGTTTATTCTGAAAATGTATGAGATGCTGGCTGGGGAGAATCCCGAAGATCCGGCATTGCTTCTGGCGACGGGAAGCTCTTTTATCATGTATTCCAATGTTTTCATACAGACTGAAGCGGAAATGCTTTCCGACGATGATTATGAAGAGCAGTACAGAATGCTGCACCGCGCCAAAAATATGTACCGGCGAGGTGCGGATTATCTCTTCCGGTCGCTGGAATTAAGTCATCCGGGGTTTTCGGAACTTCTCAGGCAGGGTCTTGTGGACGAGGCTCTGGCGGACATGACAGTCGAAGATGTTCCGGCAATGTACTGGGCCGCATCCGGACTGATGGGCGAGTTTTCCACAGACCCGCTGGATTTTGAACTCGGCCCCCAGGTTTACAAGCCGGTCGCTCTGATCTACAAAGCTCTCGAGCTTGACGAGACATTCAATAACGGAGCAATCCACGATTTGCTCATAATGATCAACAGTTCCCTGCCGGGAGCGATGATGTTCAAAGCCGGAGGGGAGAATCCTTCATCGACGGCTCTTTTCGTGGAGGAGTATTACAAGGCTGCCAATGCTGTCTCTCAAGCCGACAGAGCCCGATACCACTTCGAAAGGTCTGTAGAGATAAACGGAAACAGCAGCGTTATGCCTTATGTCTCCCTGGCTTCCACTCTTTCTGTCAACGAACAGAACTATCCGGAATTTGAAGAACTTCTGACAACAGCGCTGGAAATTGACCCTGAGGCGTTCCCCGAAATGCGTCTGGCGTCTATAATATTCCAGGAAAAAGCCCGGTGGCTTCTCGATCACCGATCGGATTATTTTTTACTGAATTTTGATGAAGGGGATTTTTGA
- a CDS encoding MFS transporter, producing the protein MNTERKKITLSIQILYGIGVSYAIVDQIFAQWVMTYYLPPERFSFSPFLSPLFIALALMLSRFVDMVADPLVGFWSDRLDTKWGRRIPFMFIGAIPLSLATIAFFYPVKSGGIPSFLYLALTGSVFFIFYTIVGAPYNALIPELSHSQKDRLNLSTWQSVFRLVYTAVAMILPGILISLLGKGDDEQGLRLMVIALSALAAVGILVTSFSINEKSYSGGKTSHSDLKSSLKEIFGNRSFLIYLGGFLLFFIGFNNLRASINYFVIDIMLLPPGAITTVSALLFGVAAAFFYPINRISRRSGYRKPMLYSLAGLAIASGALFFVGRGLPLWTGYIIYGFCGIPVAGAAFIFPPAMLSEISAVATLKSKVQIEGLFFGIQGFVLKLAFLVSIALLPLILVSGSGLSFVDMLTSIPEGPDPVGIYRTALVSSCFFVLSFVFYYLFPEEIVRDN; encoded by the coding sequence TTGAATACAGAAAGAAAAAAGATCACCCTCTCCATCCAGATTCTTTACGGAATCGGGGTCAGCTATGCCATTGTGGATCAGATTTTCGCCCAATGGGTCATGACCTATTATCTGCCTCCCGAAAGGTTCAGTTTTTCCCCTTTCCTCTCTCCGCTCTTTATAGCCCTGGCTTTAATGCTTTCGAGGTTTGTCGATATGGTTGCCGATCCCCTTGTGGGGTTCTGGTCCGACAGGCTCGATACGAAATGGGGGCGGCGGATCCCTTTTATGTTTATCGGTGCCATTCCCCTCTCTCTGGCGACAATCGCTTTTTTCTATCCCGTAAAAAGCGGAGGCATTCCGTCTTTTCTCTATCTGGCACTTACGGGAAGCGTCTTTTTTATATTCTACACCATTGTCGGAGCTCCCTATAATGCCCTGATTCCCGAACTGTCCCATTCCCAGAAAGATAGACTGAATCTGTCCACCTGGCAGTCTGTCTTCAGGCTTGTCTACACCGCCGTGGCCATGATACTCCCGGGAATCCTGATCTCTCTTCTCGGAAAAGGAGATGATGAACAGGGGCTGCGCCTCATGGTTATCGCCCTTTCCGCTCTGGCTGCCGTCGGCATACTGGTTACTTCCTTTTCCATCAATGAAAAAAGCTATTCCGGCGGCAAAACATCCCATTCGGATTTGAAATCATCGCTGAAAGAGATATTCGGTAACCGCTCCTTTCTTATTTATCTGGGTGGATTCCTGCTGTTTTTCATCGGGTTCAATAACCTTCGGGCCTCTATCAATTATTTTGTAATAGACATCATGCTTCTCCCTCCCGGAGCCATTACAACGGTATCGGCATTGCTTTTCGGAGTGGCGGCGGCCTTTTTCTATCCCATAAACCGCATATCCCGGAGATCGGGATACCGGAAGCCCATGCTCTATTCTCTGGCCGGACTGGCTATAGCTTCCGGAGCTCTCTTTTTTGTCGGCAGGGGGCTGCCTCTCTGGACCGGATATATCATTTACGGCTTTTGCGGAATCCCGGTGGCCGGTGCGGCTTTTATATTTCCTCCGGCGATGCTCAGCGAGATCAGCGCAGTGGCCACTTTGAAGAGCAAGGTTCAGATCGAAGGTCTGTTCTTCGGTATACAGGGCTTTGTTCTCAAACTCGCTTTTCTCGTATCCATTGCGCTTCTGCCTCTTATACTTGTTTCCGGAAGCGGTCTTTCCTTTGTGGATATGTTAACTTCAATCCCCGAAGGACCCGACCCTGTGGGTATCTATAGAACAGCTCTAGTCTCTTCCTGCTTTTTTGTACTCTCTTTTGTTTTCTATTACCTCTTTCCTGAAGAGATAGTTAGGGATAACTGA
- the recD gene encoding exodeoxyribonuclease V subunit alpha, producing the protein MNYTPGPAVSSCLKNNEKFEFAKLKEKISGSYDSEFQNLARSLSIPWHHIYYAEQLAGKETRGDRELLRWFIVHILFQAGAGHLRTDLNCISEDLEKWCLPDRDSFAGSETDYVNLENKLKEIREDLTGTWTEVPGMFPSCFGSVEAATPFIYLPERKIVYIRNYYKMERTLISHLGRLSSEQEGVAGPGFHDRDYHFTEKEKELLGKVLHRRLVILSGGPGTGKTTAVTTLLRNLFILTRESEDISPSRILLAAPTGRAANRMIESMRGLLIADPMEDIDEMLPRKASTLHKLLQINRGTGQAAFNRDRPLPAELVILDEASMVDARMMSLLFEALGPDTTLLLVGDRDQLPSVDAGAVFGDFVSGAENPRHKLHENVLFLTKSWRSGSGILEAAGAVIDGDTDRVFKAFRNFDNVLAIDELPPKNHLVDRIIKSYGIPEKGFSSGAKPEELFQVFEKTAVLIPTRKGMYGVESLNRAITNQLKGRDSNLYHGQPIMITSNDYSQNLFNGDRGVIMRDKNEYFAVFRDGPDSFRRIPAGKLGSRETAYCQTVHKSQGSEFDQVLFLIPEGSDRLLTREIVYTGITRAKDKLSLFCTRDILEKALSRRVVRQSGIREYLGGEL; encoded by the coding sequence GTGAATTACACCCCGGGACCGGCAGTATCGAGCTGCTTGAAAAACAATGAAAAATTCGAATTTGCCAAACTCAAAGAAAAAATCAGCGGTTCTTACGATTCTGAATTTCAGAACCTGGCGCGAAGCTTATCCATTCCCTGGCATCATATTTATTACGCAGAACAACTGGCGGGAAAGGAGACGCGGGGAGATCGGGAACTTCTCAGATGGTTTATTGTTCATATCCTGTTCCAGGCCGGGGCCGGTCATCTCAGAACTGACCTTAACTGTATTTCGGAAGATCTGGAAAAATGGTGCCTTCCCGACAGGGATTCCTTCGCCGGAAGCGAAACTGATTATGTAAATCTGGAAAATAAATTGAAAGAGATCCGCGAGGATCTGACCGGAACCTGGACAGAAGTCCCGGGGATGTTCCCTTCCTGTTTCGGATCTGTCGAGGCAGCAACCCCTTTTATCTATCTGCCGGAACGAAAAATCGTCTACATCAGAAATTATTATAAAATGGAGCGGACTCTGATCAGTCATCTTGGAAGACTCTCTTCGGAGCAAGAGGGAGTGGCTGGACCGGGCTTTCATGACCGTGATTATCATTTTACGGAAAAGGAGAAGGAACTGCTTGGGAAAGTTCTCCACCGCCGGCTTGTTATTTTGAGCGGCGGTCCCGGTACAGGGAAGACAACAGCCGTAACGACTCTATTGCGCAATCTCTTTATTCTGACCCGGGAAAGCGAAGATATTTCTCCCTCCAGAATTCTCCTGGCCGCGCCGACAGGAAGGGCTGCAAACAGAATGATAGAGAGTATGCGGGGGCTGCTTATAGCCGATCCTATGGAGGACATTGATGAAATGCTCCCCCGCAAAGCTTCTACGCTTCATAAATTGCTCCAGATAAACAGGGGAACGGGGCAGGCCGCCTTTAATCGGGACAGACCGCTTCCCGCTGAGTTGGTCATTCTCGATGAAGCCTCCATGGTTGACGCCAGAATGATGTCCCTGCTGTTTGAGGCGCTCGGGCCGGATACCACTCTTCTTCTTGTGGGAGACAGGGATCAGCTTCCTTCAGTCGATGCGGGAGCGGTGTTCGGTGATTTTGTATCCGGTGCTGAAAACCCGCGACATAAATTGCATGAGAATGTTCTTTTCCTAACAAAATCCTGGCGTTCGGGGTCGGGAATACTCGAAGCGGCGGGTGCGGTCATTGACGGTGATACGGACCGTGTCTTTAAAGCCTTCAGGAATTTTGACAATGTCCTGGCTATTGATGAACTGCCTCCAAAGAATCATTTGGTAGACAGGATAATTAAATCGTACGGCATCCCTGAGAAAGGTTTCTCCTCCGGTGCAAAGCCGGAAGAGCTCTTTCAGGTATTTGAAAAAACAGCCGTTCTGATTCCGACGCGCAAGGGGATGTATGGAGTGGAAAGCCTGAACCGGGCCATAACGAACCAGTTGAAAGGCCGGGATAGCAACCTTTATCACGGCCAGCCGATTATGATAACCAGTAATGACTACAGCCAGAATCTCTTCAATGGAGACCGGGGTGTCATCATGAGAGATAAGAATGAGTATTTCGCCGTTTTCCGGGACGGTCCCGATTCTTTCCGGCGCATACCGGCAGGTAAACTGGGCTCCCGGGAAACCGCCTATTGCCAAACCGTACACAAAAGCCAGGGTTCTGAATTCGATCAGGTTCTGTTTCTTATCCCCGAAGGATCTGACCGTCTCTTAACCCGGGAAATCGTCTATACGGGCATAACCCGGGCAAAAGATAAACTATCACTTTTTTGCACGCGCGACATTCTGGAAAAAGCTCTGTCCAGGCGGGTCGTCCGTCAATCGGGTATCCGCGAGTATCTGGGAGGAGAATTATGA
- a CDS encoding YchJ family protein, whose protein sequence is MAKCPCGSGKEYKQCCSLYIKGGAAAPTAEALMRARYTAYVEKEVDFIIETHDKETRDDISRESVEEWSKQSKWYGLDIKETVRGGESDNAGTVEFIAEYKQNGTKFNHHERAEFVKKRGKWYFHDSKMVNEPIVNEAKIGRNDPCPCGSGKKYKKCCGA, encoded by the coding sequence ATGGCCAAATGTCCCTGCGGAAGCGGTAAAGAATACAAACAGTGCTGTTCCCTTTATATAAAAGGCGGTGCGGCGGCTCCGACAGCAGAAGCTCTCATGAGAGCCCGATACACGGCGTATGTTGAAAAAGAAGTCGATTTTATTATAGAAACCCATGATAAGGAAACCCGTGATGATATTTCCCGCGAATCCGTTGAAGAGTGGTCTAAACAGTCAAAGTGGTACGGACTTGATATAAAGGAGACGGTTCGAGGCGGAGAAAGCGACAATGCCGGAACTGTGGAGTTTATTGCCGAGTATAAGCAGAACGGAACGAAATTCAATCATCACGAAAGAGCCGAATTCGTTAAAAAAAGAGGCAAGTGGTATTTCCATGATTCCAAAATGGTGAATGAACCGATCGTTAACGAAGCCAAAATCGGCCGTAACGATCCCTGTCCCTGTGGAAGCGGGAAGAAATACAAAAAGTGCTGCGGCGCCTGA